From the Thermodesulfovibrio thiophilus DSM 17215 genome, the window TAAATAAGATATTGGTTTTACTTCCCCATTGCATTCAGAATTCAAAATGTGATGTAAGACTTACATTTGACGTGTTTAAGTGTCGTAGATGTGGTCAATGTAAGATAAAAGATTTAATAGAACTTACTGAAAAATATGGAGTTTCAATCGCTATTGCCACAGGAGGAACAATTGCAAGAAAGGTTGTTAAAGAGGTAAAACCTGATGCCATTGTAGCGGTTGCATGTGAGAGAGATCTATCAAGTGGAATTGTTGATACATATCCAATTCCAGTTCTTGGTATTTTAAATGAAAGACCATTTGGTCCATGTATTGATACAACAGTGAGTCTCCAGAAAGTTGAGGAAGCACTTATATGGTTTATAAATCACCAAGACAGAAAGCATTAGAGATTTTGACTGCTGTTCTGGATAAAAAGAAATCCTTAAAATCAGTGCTCACAGATAGTGTTTTTTCAGAATTTAACAAATCTGATAGAGCTTTTTTGATAGAACTTGTCTATGGTGTCCTTAGGAATTTATATTTTATTGATTATTTACTTGAAGAGTTTTTTCAGAAAAAGGGAGGATTATCTTCTTATACAGTTAATAATTTAAGATGTGCATTATATCAACTAATTTTTATGCATATACCAGAATATGCAGCAACCAGTGAAGCAGTAAATGCTGAGAAACTGTTCAATGGAAAGCCAGGAGTGGTAAATGCTATACTGAGAAATTTTTTAAGAAAATATTCGAATAAAACATTTGATAACCTTCTTAAGTCAGATAACTTTAACGATAAAGCTCATTATCTTTCAGTTAAACACTCTCATCCACAATGGCTTGTCAGACGATGGTTAAATAGATTTTCCCCAGAAGATGTAGAGGCATTTCTTAAAGCGAATAATGAAAAAGCTCCTTTCACAATTGCTGTAAAACCAGAAGAAAGACAGGAAATAACAGACTATTTAAATAAAAAGGGATTTAAAACAGAGTTTACAAAAACTGTTCCTTCAGGCCTGATAGTAGAAGGACAGAGGCATGAAATAATAAAAAACCTTAAGGAGGCTTCTTTTTTCTGGATTATTCAGGATGAGGCTTCTCAGCTTGTGTGTTTTTTTGTTGATCCAGGTGAAGGACTGAATGTGCTTGATGCGTGTTCGGCTCCTGGAGGGAAAACACTGCTTATTGCGGCATTAATGAAAGAAGGTAGAATTGTCTGCACTGAACATAATCAAGAAAGATTTAAAATGCTAACTGAAAACATAGAACGAGTTAAAAAATTTTTCCCGGATGTGAAAATCGAACCAAAACTTGCAGATATTTATAGTTTGGGAGTAAATAACCTGGATAATACCAATTTTGACAGAATTCTGCTTGATGCTCCATGCTCATCAACTGGAGTTATCAGAAGAAATCCTGATGTCAGATATAGAGTAAGTGAGCAGGAGATTGAAAGACTCTCCAAGAATCAGGAAAACTTGCTTGAAAAAGTTTCATCTTTTTTAGCACAAAATGGAATTCTTGTATATTCAGTATGTTCAACAGAACCAGAAGAGGGGGAAATAATTATAAATAATTTTTTACAGAAACATAATGAATTTAGTAGGATAAAAATATTACGGACTTATCCGCATAAGGATGGTACAGATGCTTTTTTTATTGCAAAACTGTTGAAAAACAGAGTAGTTCAAACTCTATAAAAATTTTGTTTTTATTTTTATATTTCATCTTGTTGGGAGGTTAAAGGGGAGAGTATCCCGTTAGAATTTAAATGAAAAAATTTTTATATACAGTTGGAGTAATAATCGCTGGTTTTATTGCTGGTTATATGTTTCTAACTCTTCTAGTTTCTGGAGGTACAGTAGAAGTTCCTGATTTAAGTGGGAAAGATATTGTTCAGGCAAATCAGATACTTAAAGAAAAAGGACTTTACATAAGAATTGATGGAGAGGAATATTCTGAGGCTCCTACTGGGACAGTTTCAAGACAGACTCCACCTGCTGGAACCAGTATAAAAAAGGGAAGAGAAATTGGAGTAGTTGTAAGCAAAGGCTTAAGGTTTACAGTTTTGCCTGATGTAAGAGAACTGTCTTATGAAGAGGCTGAAAAAGTTTTAAATGAAAAATCTATTCCAATAGAGAAGGTTATCAAGATTCATTCAGAAAAATATCCTGAAAATATAGTTATTGCTCAAAGACCTGAACCACAGGAAGGTGGGAAGTCTATAAAATTGATTATAAGTCTTGGGAAAAAGGAGGAATAAGTTGACACTTATAGCGCCATCAATACTTTCTGCTGATTTTGGAAGACTTGCTGAAGAGGTAAAACTTGCCGAACAAGCAGGTGCAGACCTGATTCATATTGATGTTATGGATGGAAGTTTTGTTCCAAATATAACAATAGGACCTCTAATAGTAGAAGCAGTGAAAAAAGTAACTGATTTATCACTTGATGTTCATTTAATGATTGCAAATCCTGAAAAATATATCGATGCTTTTGTCAAAGCAGGAGCAGACATTGTTACTGTCCATGTTGAAGCTTCCCAACATCTGCACAGAACAGTATGGCAGATAAAAGAATATGGTGTTAAATCAGGCGTATCTTTAAATCCTGCGACTCCTCTCTGTTCAGTTGAAGAAATCATTAAAGATGTTGACTTGATTTTGATTATGTCTGTTAATCCAGGGTTTGGAGGGCAGAAGTTTATTCCTTTTTCAATTGATAAGCTTAGCAGGGCAAAAAAAATGATTCTCTCATGTGGTTCATCCGCAGTTATAGAAGTTGATGGAGGAGTTAAGCTTGAAAATGCAAAAGAAATTGTCAATGCAGGAGCAGATATTCTGGTTATGGGTTCGGCATTTTTTGATCAAAAAGATTATAAAATATTCATGAAAAAATTGAGAGAACAATTAGATGAAAATTGAACAGGTAATACAAAAAGCTGAAAGATTACGATTAGACGGTTATTTTAAGGAATCTCTCAGGTTATGGACAAGAGTATATAAGAGGGCAATTAAGAATAACCTTATTGAGATTACTCTTGATTCTTTGATAGTTCTTGGAGACCTGAGCAGAATAATTGGTAACTTCAAAAATGCTGAACTTTATTACAATGAAGCAATAGAGCTTTCAGATATTTTACAGAATCAGCTTGCTAAGGCAGATGCTTTAACAGGACTTTGTCTTGCAAAAAAGGCAACTGGTAGCTGGAGAGATGCTTTGCAACTGATAAGACATGCAAGAAGAATTTATAAAAATAATAAAGACAAAAAAGGCATTGCTTTTAGCTACTGGGCAGAAGGAACTATATGGAGATTTGGTGGAAGAATAAAGAAGTCATTAGAGTATTTTTATATAGCTCAGACAGAGTTTAAAAAGCTTAAAGATAAAAAGGCTCTGGCATATGCTTACTGTGGAATTGGTGGAAGTTCAAGAGTTTATGGCAGTTACGAAGATTCAATGAAATATTATAAAATGGCTAATCAAATATTCAACGAACTTGGAGACAGATTCGGAATAGCTTACTCTTTTTGTGGTATTGGAAATGCTTTCAGAATGTTGAATGATTTTAATAAAGCTGAAAAAAATTTTAAAGAAGCATTAAACCTTTATGCTAAAATTGGTGATATTGTAAGTTCATCCTATACTTTATGGAGCATGGCAATGCTGAATATTTTAAAGAAACAATATACAATAGCTCTCCACTACATAGAAAAAGCTGAAAAAAATTTTAAAAAATGTGAAGATTCAAGAGGTTTGATTTATTGTAAACTCCTCAGAGGCATTATTATTTATCTTAAAAGAAAAAAGAAAATTGCTATAAAATATTTTTCAGAGGCATTAAAAAAAGCGATGGAATACGATTTTGCTCTTGAAAAAAAATATGCACAGGGTTTCCTGAATGGTAAATATTCTATTCCTTACAATATTCCATAAATTATTGATTTATGATAATGAATGACAAAATAATAACCATTCCAAATATTTTGACTTTTGTGCGCATATTCCTTGTTCCATTTTTTGTTATAGCTATGAACTCAAAGGATTATTCTCTTGCACTTAAAATTGTAATCATTGCAGGATTAACAGATAGCTTTGATGGATTTATAGCAAGAAATTTTCATCAGGCTTCAAAACTGGGAATTTTCCTTGATCCACTGGCAGACAAGCTTC encodes:
- a CDS encoding DUF116 domain-containing protein, encoding MKAWTHFFRVVILKFAYPLLMFLGTFLKTKKTDFQAYIVTLNNLIVMRDNINVNKILVLLPHCIQNSKCDVRLTFDVFKCRRCGQCKIKDLIELTEKYGVSIAIATGGTIARKVVKEVKPDAIVAVACERDLSSGIVDTYPIPVLGILNERPFGPCIDTTVSLQKVEEALIWFINHQDRKH
- the rsmB gene encoding 16S rRNA (cytosine(967)-C(5))-methyltransferase RsmB produces the protein MVYKSPRQKALEILTAVLDKKKSLKSVLTDSVFSEFNKSDRAFLIELVYGVLRNLYFIDYLLEEFFQKKGGLSSYTVNNLRCALYQLIFMHIPEYAATSEAVNAEKLFNGKPGVVNAILRNFLRKYSNKTFDNLLKSDNFNDKAHYLSVKHSHPQWLVRRWLNRFSPEDVEAFLKANNEKAPFTIAVKPEERQEITDYLNKKGFKTEFTKTVPSGLIVEGQRHEIIKNLKEASFFWIIQDEASQLVCFFVDPGEGLNVLDACSAPGGKTLLIAALMKEGRIVCTEHNQERFKMLTENIERVKKFFPDVKIEPKLADIYSLGVNNLDNTNFDRILLDAPCSSTGVIRRNPDVRYRVSEQEIERLSKNQENLLEKVSSFLAQNGILVYSVCSTEPEEGEIIINNFLQKHNEFSRIKILRTYPHKDGTDAFFIAKLLKNRVVQTL
- a CDS encoding PASTA domain-containing protein: MKKFLYTVGVIIAGFIAGYMFLTLLVSGGTVEVPDLSGKDIVQANQILKEKGLYIRIDGEEYSEAPTGTVSRQTPPAGTSIKKGREIGVVVSKGLRFTVLPDVRELSYEEAEKVLNEKSIPIEKVIKIHSEKYPENIVIAQRPEPQEGGKSIKLIISLGKKEE
- the rpe gene encoding ribulose-phosphate 3-epimerase; translated protein: MTLIAPSILSADFGRLAEEVKLAEQAGADLIHIDVMDGSFVPNITIGPLIVEAVKKVTDLSLDVHLMIANPEKYIDAFVKAGADIVTVHVEASQHLHRTVWQIKEYGVKSGVSLNPATPLCSVEEIIKDVDLILIMSVNPGFGGQKFIPFSIDKLSRAKKMILSCGSSAVIEVDGGVKLENAKEIVNAGADILVMGSAFFDQKDYKIFMKKLREQLDEN
- a CDS encoding tetratricopeptide repeat protein, whose product is MKIEQVIQKAERLRLDGYFKESLRLWTRVYKRAIKNNLIEITLDSLIVLGDLSRIIGNFKNAELYYNEAIELSDILQNQLAKADALTGLCLAKKATGSWRDALQLIRHARRIYKNNKDKKGIAFSYWAEGTIWRFGGRIKKSLEYFYIAQTEFKKLKDKKALAYAYCGIGGSSRVYGSYEDSMKYYKMANQIFNELGDRFGIAYSFCGIGNAFRMLNDFNKAEKNFKEALNLYAKIGDIVSSSYTLWSMAMLNILKKQYTIALHYIEKAEKNFKKCEDSRGLIYCKLLRGIIIYLKRKKKIAIKYFSEALKKAMEYDFALEKKYAQGFLNGKYSIPYNIP